A genomic segment from Klebsiella africana encodes:
- a CDS encoding GtrA family protein, with protein sequence MELLVLTSIKSQAVRYVFVGLANTALTAAVIFSLMQFGVGIYLSNVSGYVAGILFSFIMNVRFTFSTSLSLIKFIKFLSVCAICYIFNLVAMKFFLTLMPQHVYTAQFIGMFFYTAIGFILNKFWSMK encoded by the coding sequence ATGGAGTTATTGGTGCTAACTAGTATTAAATCACAAGCTGTTAGGTATGTATTCGTTGGTTTGGCGAACACAGCTTTGACGGCAGCGGTTATATTCAGCTTGATGCAGTTCGGCGTTGGCATCTACCTATCTAATGTCTCCGGTTATGTCGCGGGCATTCTTTTTAGCTTCATTATGAACGTAAGATTCACATTCTCTACTTCATTGAGCTTAATAAAGTTCATCAAGTTCCTATCAGTCTGCGCAATTTGTTATATTTTTAATCTAGTAGCGATGAAATTCTTTTTAACACTCATGCCCCAGCATGTTTATACCGCGCAATTTATAGGCATGTTTTTTTACACAGCAATAGGTTTTATCCTTAATAAATTTTGGTCTATGAAATGA
- a CDS encoding dihydrodipicolinate synthase family protein, with protein MFTGLCAFPLTPLRQQKIDEKAFIRILARLNDAEVDSLGILGSTGSYAYLSREQRRRVVQVAKVHAGSIPMMVGVGAIATSEVLRLVEDAQEAGADALLLPMMSYQPLSAEEIFAFYEEVCRHVSVPVCLYDNPRTTRVMLADELQGRIAALPAIASIKIPGLPAPQASERVAALRQHLPSRVTLGVSGDAWATAGLQAGCEAWYSVCGGLFPQHSLALVRAIRSGDVAQTAALNEQLAPLWRCFDRYGGSLRVIASAAAILGLCDPDSLPRPLLSLGEEACREVAVALRGLA; from the coding sequence ATGTTCACTGGACTTTGCGCATTCCCCCTGACACCTTTGCGTCAGCAAAAGATCGATGAAAAGGCGTTTATCCGTATTCTCGCGCGTCTTAACGATGCCGAGGTTGACTCGCTGGGCATCTTAGGCTCCACCGGCAGCTACGCTTATCTCAGCCGTGAGCAGCGTAGGCGGGTGGTGCAGGTAGCGAAGGTGCATGCGGGGTCGATTCCGATGATGGTCGGCGTCGGCGCCATTGCGACTAGCGAGGTGCTGCGCCTGGTGGAAGATGCTCAGGAGGCAGGGGCGGATGCGTTATTACTGCCGATGATGTCCTATCAGCCGCTTTCCGCGGAGGAGATTTTTGCTTTTTACGAAGAAGTCTGTCGGCATGTTTCCGTACCGGTTTGCCTGTATGACAATCCCCGCACTACCCGCGTAATGCTGGCGGATGAGCTGCAGGGGCGTATCGCCGCTTTGCCGGCCATTGCCTCGATTAAAATTCCCGGCCTGCCCGCGCCACAGGCGAGCGAACGTGTTGCGGCCCTGCGTCAGCATCTTCCCTCTCGGGTTACGCTTGGCGTCAGCGGCGACGCGTGGGCCACGGCCGGGTTACAGGCTGGCTGCGAAGCCTGGTATTCGGTCTGCGGCGGACTCTTTCCCCAGCACTCACTGGCGCTGGTAAGAGCGATACGTAGCGGCGATGTGGCGCAGACTGCGGCACTGAATGAGCAGCTGGCCCCCCTATGGCGATGCTTTGACCGCTATGGCGGCAGTCTGCGAGTGATAGCCAGCGCCGCGGCGATCCTCGGACTCTGCGATCCAGACTCGCTTCCCCGGCCGTTGCTTTCGTTAGGGGAGGAGGCCTGTCGTGAGGTGGCGGTAGCGCTGCGTGGCCTGGCGTGA
- a CDS encoding YecA/YgfB family protein encodes MNTGPLNENELEWLDETLAKYATDGTILDVSELDGLLTAILSAPTDIEPAEWLLAIWGGADNVPRWANDRERDRFVNLTLQHMSDIAERLESYPDQFEPLFGTREAEGQELTIVEEWCFGYLRGVALSDWSTLPAELQPELDAIALHGSEEQFSALDNLTADEFIASIERITPAALALYQYWMANPLPVVVPQPVRNEAKIGRNDPCPCGSGKKYKQCCLAK; translated from the coding sequence ATGAATACCGGACCTTTAAATGAAAACGAACTGGAATGGCTGGACGAGACGCTGGCGAAATACGCCACCGACGGCACCATTCTGGATGTGTCTGAACTGGATGGCCTGCTGACGGCAATCCTGTCTGCGCCGACTGACATCGAGCCCGCCGAATGGCTGCTCGCCATCTGGGGCGGGGCGGACAATGTGCCCCGCTGGGCCAATGATCGCGAGCGCGATCGCTTTGTCAATCTGACGCTGCAGCATATGAGCGACATCGCCGAACGGCTGGAGTCCTATCCCGATCAGTTTGAACCGCTGTTCGGCACCCGCGAAGCGGAAGGTCAGGAGCTGACTATCGTCGAGGAGTGGTGCTTTGGCTATCTGCGCGGCGTGGCGCTGAGTGACTGGTCGACGCTGCCCGCTGAGCTTCAGCCGGAGCTGGACGCTATCGCGCTTCACGGCAGCGAAGAACAGTTTAGCGCGCTGGATAATCTGACGGCAGATGAATTTATCGCCAGCATCGAGCGTATCACTCCGGCGGCGCTGGCGCTTTACCAGTACTGGATGGCGAATCCCCTGCCGGTGGTAGTTCCTCAGCCGGTCAGAAATGAGGCAAAGATCGGACGTAACGATCCCTGCCCGTGCGGCAGCGGTAAGAAGTATAAGCAGTGTTGCTTAGCGAAATGA
- the tyrP gene encoding tyrosine transporter TyrP, protein MKNRTLGSILIVAGTTIGAGMLAMPLAAAGVGFGVTLGLLFTLWALMCYTALLLLEVYQHVPADMGLGSLAARYLGRYGQWVTGFCMLFLLYALTAAYISGAGELLASSLNQWLGWQLPPAAGVLIFTLLGGAVVCIGTALVDLFNRFLFSAKIIFLVIMLALLMPHIHQVNLLTLPVEQGLALSAIPVVFTSFGFHGSVPSIVSYLGGDIRKLRRVFIIGSFIPLVAYIFWQLATLGSIDAPAFTALLAKNAGLNGLLEAIREVVASPHVELAVHLFADLALATSFLGVSLGLFDYLADMFQRKNSVGGRLQSGVITFLPPLAFALFYPRGFVMALGYAGVALAVLALMLPALLVMKSRRQHPQAAWRVAGGAPALWLVLLCGVGIVAIQFCIVAGLLPAVG, encoded by the coding sequence GTGAAAAACCGCACTCTGGGCAGTATTTTAATCGTAGCAGGCACCACAATCGGTGCAGGAATGTTGGCCATGCCATTGGCCGCCGCTGGCGTCGGGTTTGGCGTCACGCTGGGTTTACTTTTTACCCTGTGGGCGTTGATGTGCTATACGGCGCTTTTACTACTGGAAGTCTATCAGCATGTCCCTGCCGATATGGGGCTAGGGTCTCTGGCGGCACGCTATCTGGGCCGTTATGGGCAGTGGGTTACCGGATTCTGCATGCTGTTTCTGCTATACGCTCTCACGGCAGCCTATATCAGTGGTGCCGGTGAATTACTGGCTTCCAGCCTTAACCAGTGGCTGGGCTGGCAGCTACCGCCGGCAGCAGGCGTACTGATCTTCACACTGCTGGGCGGGGCGGTGGTCTGCATCGGTACCGCGCTGGTCGATCTCTTCAACCGTTTTCTGTTTAGCGCCAAGATCATCTTTCTGGTGATAATGCTGGCCTTGCTGATGCCGCACATACATCAGGTCAATCTGCTGACGCTGCCGGTTGAGCAAGGCCTGGCTCTGTCGGCCATTCCGGTCGTCTTTACCTCTTTTGGCTTTCACGGCAGCGTACCGAGCATCGTCAGCTACCTGGGAGGCGATATTCGCAAACTGCGCCGGGTGTTTATTATCGGCAGCTTTATTCCATTGGTGGCCTATATTTTCTGGCAGCTGGCGACATTGGGGAGTATCGATGCCCCAGCCTTTACCGCCCTGCTGGCGAAAAACGCCGGTCTGAACGGTCTGCTGGAGGCGATCCGCGAAGTGGTTGCCTCACCGCACGTGGAGCTGGCCGTTCATCTGTTTGCCGACCTTGCGCTGGCAACCTCATTCCTCGGCGTCTCCCTCGGTCTGTTTGATTATCTGGCCGATATGTTCCAGCGCAAAAACAGCGTTGGCGGGCGTTTGCAAAGTGGGGTGATCACCTTCCTGCCGCCGCTGGCGTTCGCCCTGTTTTACCCACGCGGCTTTGTTATGGCCCTGGGTTACGCCGGGGTGGCACTCGCCGTGCTGGCCCTGATGTTACCAGCCCTGCTGGTCATGAAGAGCCGTCGTCAGCATCCGCAGGCTGCCTGGCGAGTTGCCGGCGGCGCACCGGCGCTGTGGCTGGTTCTGCTGTGCGGAGTGGGAATCGTGGCTATCCAGTTCTGTATCGTCGCCGGGTTGTTACCCGCGGTGGGATAA
- a CDS encoding YecH family metal-binding protein, producing MSSIHGHEVLQMMLASEEPWTLSSLEAAIHRRFGAEARFHTCSAENLSAAELVAFLEKKGKFIAKEEGFTTAENKICRH from the coding sequence ATGTCTTCTATTCACGGTCATGAAGTGCTGCAGATGATGCTGGCGTCGGAGGAGCCCTGGACGCTCTCCTCGCTGGAGGCGGCCATCCACCGTCGCTTCGGCGCAGAGGCGCGCTTTCACACCTGTTCAGCGGAGAATTTGAGCGCTGCTGAACTGGTGGCGTTTTTAGAGAAAAAAGGGAAATTTATAGCCAAAGAGGAAGGGTTTACCACCGCAGAAAATAAGATTTGCCGCCATTAA
- the ftnA gene encoding non-heme ferritin has translation MLKTEMIDKLNEQMNLELYSSLLYQQMSAWCSYHSFEGAAAFLRRHAQEEMTHMQRLFDYLTDTGSLPRINAIASPFADYASLDELFRQTYEHEQLITRKINELAHAAMTSQDYPTFNFLQWYVAEQHEEEKLFKSVIDKLTLVGKSGEGLYFIDKELATLDTQN, from the coding sequence ATGCTGAAAACGGAAATGATCGACAAACTAAATGAACAGATGAATCTTGAACTTTATTCCTCTCTTCTTTATCAGCAGATGAGCGCCTGGTGTAGTTACCATAGTTTTGAAGGCGCAGCGGCCTTCCTGCGTCGCCATGCCCAGGAAGAGATGACCCATATGCAGCGCCTGTTCGACTACCTGACCGACACCGGCAGCCTGCCGCGCATCAACGCGATCGCCTCCCCGTTTGCCGATTATGCATCACTGGATGAGCTGTTCCGCCAGACCTATGAGCATGAGCAGTTAATCACGAGAAAAATTAATGAACTGGCGCACGCGGCCATGACCAGCCAGGATTACCCAACCTTTAATTTCCTGCAGTGGTATGTTGCTGAACAGCATGAAGAAGAGAAATTATTTAAATCAGTGATTGACAAACTGACCCTCGTCGGGAAAAGCGGCGAAGGTCTGTACTTTATCGATAAAGAGCTGGCGACCCTCGATACGCAGAATTAA
- a CDS encoding RpiB/LacA/LacB family sugar-phosphate isomerase, translating to MKIALMMENSQANKNAIILNELNAVADEKGFPVYNVGMSDENDHHLTYIHLGIMASILLNSKAVDFVVTGCGTGQGALMSLNIHPGVVCGYCIDPADAFLFAQINNGNALSLPFAKGFGWGAELNVRFIFEKAFTGRNGEGYPPERKEPQVRNAGILNQVKAAVVKENYLDTLRAIDPQLVKTAVSGPRFQQCFFENCQDKAIEDFVRQIVG from the coding sequence ATGAAGATTGCATTGATGATGGAGAACAGCCAGGCGAACAAAAACGCCATCATCCTCAACGAGCTTAACGCGGTTGCCGACGAGAAAGGATTCCCGGTCTATAACGTCGGCATGAGCGATGAGAACGATCATCATCTGACCTACATCCATCTTGGGATCATGGCCAGTATTCTGCTGAATTCGAAAGCAGTCGACTTCGTGGTCACCGGCTGTGGTACCGGTCAGGGGGCGCTGATGTCGCTGAACATCCATCCTGGCGTGGTCTGTGGCTACTGTATCGATCCGGCGGATGCGTTCCTGTTTGCCCAGATCAACAACGGTAACGCCCTGTCGCTGCCGTTTGCCAAAGGTTTCGGCTGGGGCGCGGAGCTGAATGTACGGTTTATCTTTGAAAAAGCCTTTACCGGCCGCAATGGCGAAGGCTATCCGCCGGAGCGCAAAGAACCGCAGGTGCGCAATGCCGGGATCCTCAACCAGGTCAAAGCCGCGGTAGTAAAAGAGAACTATCTCGATACCCTGCGTGCTATCGATCCGCAACTGGTGAAAACCGCGGTATCTGGTCCACGCTTCCAGCAGTGCTTCTTCGAAAACTGCCAGGATAAAGCGATCGAAGACTTTGTTCGCCAGATCGTCGGCTAA
- a CDS encoding MFS transporter translates to MNTAISSRDERTFSAPALLVAGAFFMEFLDGTVIATALPDMARDFGVSAVELNIGISAYLITLAVLIPASGWIADRFGARAIFTLALGIFTLASVFCGLSTEVNTFVAMRILQGVGGALMVPVGRLAVLRTTPKHLLIKAIATLTWPALVAPIIGPPLGGFITRYASWHWIFFINVPLGLAAIILSLRIIPDIRETERRSFDLTGFITTSVAMVSLVTAMERLGDRQPAIWPTLALAALGFGCLLYSIRHFRRTAAPMVRLDALQVPTFRVTMYGGSLFRASISAVPFLLPLLFQVGFGMDPFHSGLLVLAVFVGNLTIKPATTPLIRWLGFRRLLLINGALNVCSLLACALLTPQTPVWAIMLILYLGGVFRSIQFTGVSTLAFADVPAAQMSDANTLFSTASQLAVGLGITLGAIGIRLGEQVGDWLHLTELPGISFRLSFVFIAFICLVGMIDSLHLARTAGSSVSEKKK, encoded by the coding sequence ATGAATACGGCGATTTCTTCCAGAGACGAACGCACTTTTTCAGCGCCGGCGCTGCTGGTGGCCGGTGCTTTTTTTATGGAGTTTCTCGACGGAACGGTGATCGCCACCGCCCTGCCCGATATGGCGAGGGATTTTGGCGTCAGCGCGGTAGAGCTGAATATCGGCATTAGCGCCTACTTGATCACCCTCGCGGTCCTGATCCCGGCCAGCGGCTGGATCGCCGATCGCTTTGGCGCCCGCGCTATTTTCACCCTCGCCCTGGGGATCTTTACCCTGGCCTCGGTTTTTTGCGGCCTTTCCACCGAGGTGAATACCTTTGTCGCCATGCGTATCCTTCAGGGCGTCGGCGGTGCGCTGATGGTACCCGTTGGTCGCCTGGCGGTACTGCGAACCACGCCGAAACACCTGCTGATCAAGGCCATTGCCACCCTGACCTGGCCGGCGCTGGTTGCTCCCATTATCGGCCCGCCTTTGGGCGGCTTTATAACCCGCTACGCCAGCTGGCACTGGATCTTCTTTATCAATGTCCCGCTGGGCCTTGCAGCCATCATCCTTTCGTTGCGCATTATTCCTGATATTCGCGAAACGGAACGGCGCTCCTTCGATCTCACCGGATTTATCACTACCTCGGTGGCGATGGTCAGTCTGGTGACCGCGATGGAACGGCTTGGCGATCGTCAGCCAGCAATCTGGCCCACGCTGGCTCTCGCCGCGCTTGGCTTTGGCTGTCTGTTATATTCCATTCGTCATTTCCGCCGGACGGCGGCGCCTATGGTTCGTCTCGACGCCCTGCAGGTGCCGACGTTCCGGGTGACAATGTACGGCGGCTCGTTGTTCCGGGCCTCCATCAGCGCGGTGCCCTTTCTGCTCCCCCTGCTGTTCCAGGTGGGGTTCGGTATGGATCCTTTTCACTCCGGCCTGCTGGTGCTGGCGGTGTTTGTCGGTAATTTAACCATTAAACCCGCCACCACGCCGCTCATTCGCTGGCTGGGCTTTCGTCGGCTACTGCTGATCAACGGCGCGTTGAACGTCTGTTCGCTGCTGGCCTGCGCGCTGCTTACGCCGCAGACGCCGGTCTGGGCCATCATGCTGATCCTTTATCTCGGCGGGGTATTTCGCTCAATCCAGTTTACCGGTGTAAGCACGTTGGCCTTTGCGGATGTCCCCGCCGCACAGATGAGTGATGCCAATACGCTGTTCAGTACCGCGTCGCAGCTGGCGGTAGGGCTGGGGATCACGCTCGGGGCGATTGGCATTCGCCTGGGCGAGCAGGTTGGCGACTGGCTGCATCTTACTGAACTACCGGGAATCAGCTTCCGCCTGTCGTTTGTGTTTATCGCCTTCATCTGTCTGGTGGGGATGATCGACAGCCTGCACCTGGCCAGGACGGCGGGCAGCAGCGTGTCGGAGAAGAAGAAATAA
- a CDS encoding DUF2766 family protein, with protein MSQHLTEHDELVSDVVACQLVIKQILDVIDVIAPVEVREKMTTQLKAIDFASHPASADPVTLRAVQKAIALIELKFTPQEETH; from the coding sequence ATGTCTCAACATCTTACCGAACACGACGAGCTGGTTTCCGATGTGGTTGCCTGCCAGCTGGTTATCAAACAGATCCTCGATGTCATTGACGTCATTGCGCCCGTGGAAGTGCGTGAAAAAATGACCACTCAGCTGAAAGCTATCGACTTCGCCAGCCATCCGGCCTCTGCCGATCCGGTGACCCTTCGTGCGGTGCAAAAAGCGATCGCGTTGATTGAGCTGAAGTTTACCCCGCAAGAAGAAACGCATTAA
- a CDS encoding MFS transporter produces MLRHQLAYGGGNLLGSGALAISGAWLLYFYTTFCGLTLIEASFIFSVASIIDAISNPLMGYLTDNFGKTRLGKRFGRRRFFLLIGIPLMMFYPLLWVEGLSFWYYLCTYVVFEIIYTSIMVPYETLATEMTDDFSLRSKLTGYKAIFGKLANFLAAFIPGQFILLYGKDSATPFFLTGLTYGAILIIAISCLWLCSWEREREEEVDTSAKKGLLSTLLSLAKDMRSTFYLRVFRKHLGMYLCGFGAEWLFASIFTYFVIFVLQHDPAMVAGLNSLNSILQLISTALFIGLCVKKGFSKPYILALGIVIFAVLLYTSLWFFHLPSGLATVLMFGITVLFGLGTGGVYYIPWTVYTFLADVDEIYTGRRREGIYAGAMTFSGKILRSIVVFSMGAILSFYGFQSKAHSQPESAVTAIAVVFCVGVIALALAAIVFSKQMKLDRKTHLVVLQEVARIKAGGKISDIAPDVRVIVEDLVGHRYEECWGNSKLFKDAAPAPAQTVVSH; encoded by the coding sequence TTGTTACGCCATCAGTTAGCCTACGGCGGCGGTAACCTATTGGGAAGCGGCGCACTGGCGATTAGCGGCGCGTGGTTACTCTATTTTTATACAACCTTCTGCGGCCTGACGCTGATCGAGGCCTCATTTATCTTCTCCGTCGCCAGCATCATTGACGCTATCAGCAACCCGCTGATGGGCTACCTGACGGATAATTTTGGCAAAACGCGCTTAGGCAAGCGCTTTGGCCGCCGGCGTTTCTTTCTGCTGATCGGTATTCCACTGATGATGTTCTACCCACTGCTGTGGGTCGAGGGCCTGAGTTTCTGGTATTACCTGTGTACCTATGTGGTGTTTGAGATCATCTACACCTCTATCATGGTGCCCTATGAAACGCTGGCGACAGAGATGACCGATGATTTCTCGCTGCGCTCAAAGCTTACCGGCTATAAAGCTATCTTTGGCAAGCTGGCCAACTTCCTCGCAGCGTTTATTCCCGGCCAGTTCATTCTGCTGTATGGCAAAGATTCTGCGACCCCCTTCTTCCTCACCGGGCTAACCTACGGCGCCATTCTGATCATCGCCATTTCCTGTCTGTGGCTATGCAGTTGGGAGCGGGAGCGCGAGGAAGAAGTGGATACCAGCGCGAAGAAAGGACTGCTCAGCACCCTGCTGTCGCTGGCCAAAGATATGCGTTCCACATTTTATCTGCGCGTATTCCGCAAACATCTTGGTATGTACCTGTGCGGGTTTGGCGCGGAATGGCTGTTTGCCTCCATTTTTACCTATTTCGTGATCTTCGTTCTGCAGCACGATCCGGCGATGGTCGCTGGGTTGAACAGCCTGAACTCGATTCTGCAACTAATCTCTACAGCGCTGTTTATCGGCCTGTGCGTAAAAAAGGGCTTCAGTAAACCCTATATTCTGGCGCTGGGGATCGTGATTTTCGCGGTTCTGCTGTACACCTCGTTGTGGTTTTTCCATCTGCCGTCAGGTCTGGCAACGGTGCTGATGTTCGGTATCACCGTACTGTTCGGCCTGGGTACAGGCGGGGTTTACTATATACCGTGGACCGTTTATACCTTCCTGGCCGATGTCGATGAAATCTACACCGGACGCCGCCGGGAAGGGATCTATGCCGGCGCGATGACCTTCTCAGGAAAAATTCTGCGCTCGATTGTGGTGTTTTCGATGGGGGCGATCCTGAGCTTCTACGGTTTCCAGTCAAAAGCGCACAGCCAGCCGGAAAGCGCGGTGACCGCTATCGCGGTGGTATTCTGCGTCGGGGTGATCGCATTAGCCCTGGCGGCCATCGTCTTCAGCAAGCAGATGAAGCTGGATCGTAAAACTCATCTGGTGGTGTTGCAGGAAGTCGCGCGGATCAAAGCGGGCGGCAAAATCAGCGATATCGCGCCGGATGTGCGGGTTATTGTGGAGGATCTGGTCGGTCATCGCTACGAAGAGTGTTGGGGAAACAGCAAGTTGTTCAAAGATGCTGCCCCTGCGCCCGCGCAGACCGTCGTTTCCCATTAA